The genomic segment TACAATCCTATATAATATTAGACATTTATATTCAGAATTTTATTTTGCGTCAAATAGAATAACAGCACTTCCGACCAGAAAATCATTTCACAAAAAAGTTTATATGAACAAAGCTAATGTACTGATATATAGATACAAATAAATGATTGCAAAATATTATTCTGTCGAAAAAAAAGTACTACCTCAGCTTATTTACGAACTACGCGTTTCTTATTTAAAAGATCGATGATATTAAAGGGCACCATTGCACGAATATCACCACCATTATACCACACATCTCGCACAATCGTTGACGAAATGTGAGCAGTGCCCGACCGGCTCATTAAAAAGTAGCTCTCTACCTTATGGTTGAGCAAAAGATTGTTTTGCGCGATCGCATTTTCAAATTCAAAATCATTGGTATTGCGAAGTCCGCGTAAAATAAACCTGGCACCGACCTGGTCACAAAAATCAACAGTAAGGCCGTCATATTTCTGAACTTCAACAGCCTTGATATCGGCAAAAACTCCCCTAATGGCTTGAACCCGCTCATCATGGTCGAGCATTCCTTTTTTATTGGCATTGTAACCTACGGCAATGATAATTTTGTCGAATAACGGTAAGGCCCGCTCCACGAGATCTTGATGAGCTAAAGTGAAAGGATCAAATGATCCGGGGAAAACTGCTATTTTCATATTACAATGGATTAACGTAAAAGGAAAAAGACGAGTACCCGTATTTACGAGTTTCCAGAAAATTGGGATGTGCTTCCATCTGCCGCGTTGACGGATGCTCAACAATCAGCAGGCCGCCCGCGTTTAGCAATTGTCGTTCAAAAATTAGGGCTGGCAGTTTCGGAAGTTTTGGAATATCATATGGCGGGTCCGCAAAAATTAGGTCATAGCTGCTTTTGCAGCTTGAAATAAACTTAAATACATCTGCTTTTTTTGCATTGATTTGCTGAACCTCCATCTTCTTGGCCGTCTCAGCAATATACTGCACGCATCTAATATGGAGATCAACGGCATCTATCGCTTTAGCGCCCCGTGAAGCAAGTTCAAAACTGATATTACCTGTACCTGCAAACAGGTCAAGACAGCCTAGACCTTCAAATTCCAATCGGTTGTGCAATATATTGAATAACGCTTCCTTGGCGATATCGGTAGTTGGCCTTACAGGCAGATTGGCGGGTGGATTTAAGCGCAGACCACCCAGACGACCTCCTATTATTCGCATAATATAGAATCAAATAACACATTATAAGCAGTCAGATCAGCCGGGATATTTTCGTCAGCCAGCCTAACTTTAGTTTTAATCTCCAGCACCTCAACCGTACCTGTATAGGATGCTATGCGGTTGTAATAGTTCTCGGTAAAGTCACCTGAAAGAAGGATCTTATTGATCGTAGCCCCCAGACTAAACTGGGTTATAATATTAACGATATAATAGCTGATATCATCAGCACTAAAAATCTCAAAACTGTTGTAAAGTTGGAAAATACCATTTTTGAACAGATAAAAGTCGACTGCATTACTACCGACAAAATGCAAGCCCAGCACACTTCCCCGCAACGAGACCCGCTCCTGCGCACGGTCCAGAACTACGGCGAATTCGGGGAGCAGCACAGCGTCTGGAAACAATCTAACCCAACGATTTAACAGAAGTTTATCAAACTGATATAGAGCGACTAAATTAAGATTATCTAAATAATAAATAAACGTATCATCTTTGACCGGAGTATCTAAAAACTCCAGATACTGTTCGAGATGATCTTTCTCAAAAAACTCTCTAGGTATAAACGTAAAACTCTGATGAGGGATGACAACCCGAACAAAACGGAAAGGTAAGCTCATTATCCGTGTTGCGTCCAAAATAGGTTCTTCGGAAGGATACTCAATTAATATCGGTACTACAGAATTCTTGTCGACCACGGTCAGTACATCTTTTTTAAAACCTGCCTTGACTAAAAGATTGTACTCTGGGAGATAATGCATGTTGAACTGTTTTGAGATATAATTCATCCGCTGAGTTGTAAAAAATAAAAACTTGTTAAAGCAAAAGTAGCTTTTTCTGAGGATAAGACAAACCTTTTGAATAACTTTGGATGTGTTCATCAAAAATCTATTCATACAGCAATTCCCCTGGCAGCCGACCGCACAACAGCTGGATGCGTTCGAATTATTGGAAGAGTTCTTATTATCCTTTGACAGACAGTCCTGTTTTGTGCTCCGTGGATATGCCGGCACCGGAAAAACTACGCTGATTGCCGCATTGGTGAAGGTGTTACCTGCCTTAAAAAAAAGAGCTGTTCTGTTGGCCCCTACAGGCAGGGCTGCCAAGGTCATGAGCTATTATTCCGGAAGAAAAGCGCTGACGATTCATAAAAAAATTTACCGCAAGAAATCCGCAGTTTCCTTTCAAATGGATTTTATGCTCGGTGAGAATCTGCATGAGGACACATTGTTCATCATTGACGAAGCTTCCATGATATCCAACGAACCGGCGAACGTCTTTTCCAAGAGCTTACTTCACGATCTGATCCGTTATGTACAGTCGGGCAAAAACTGCACACTGCTCTTTGTCGGCGATACAGCACAGTTACCGCCTGTAGGTCTGTCGGATAGTCCCGCACTGAGCCCCAGCTACCTGGAGAATGAGTTTCAACTCTGTGTGTATCCCCTTGAATTGACCACAGTGGTCAGGCAATCCAAAGACTCAGGCATTTTATACAACGCTACAAAAATACGTGAGCAGATCACTTCGAGCACACAGGAACAATATGAATTTCCTTTCCCCAAATTCATAACAAAAGGATTTAAAGACCTTTATCGTATGACGGGTGAACGACTGATTGAAGGTATCAATTATGCTTATGACAAGTACGGCATTGAAAACACAATGATCATCTGCCGGTCAAACCGGTCCGCCAACCTTTATAATCAGAATATCCGGAATAGGATCTTGTTTCGCGATGAAGAACTGACAGGTGGGGATTATATTATGGTCGTCAAAAACAATTATTACTGGCTGCAGGAGAATAATATGGGCGAAGGTTTTATTGCCAACGGTGATATGGCCAAAGTGCGAAAAGTCAGTAATATACACGACCAACATGGTTATCGCTTCGCCGATGTAACCCTAGAATTCATAGACTTGGATGAAATAGAACCCATTACCTGTAGAGTGATCCTCGACAGCCTTTATGCCGACGGCCCCAGCCTTTCCTACGATGATCAAAAGAACCTTTATGAGGAGATCGCCTTGGATTATGCAGATATCCCTGACAAAAAAGACCGGCTGGAAGCCATAAAAAAAGACCCATATTACAATGCGCTGCAAATCAAATTTGCCTTTGCTGTCACTTGTCATAAAGCACAGGGCGGACAATGGCCCATTGTTTTTGTAGACCAGGGCTATGTGAACGATGAAATGTTGGACCTCGAATTCCTGCGATGGCTGTATACAGCTGTCACACGGGCTACACAGGAACTTTTTTTGGTCAATTTTAGTGAAAATTTTTATCCATCATAGTATTATTACACGAATTATTCGTTGAGCGACTTCAGAATGGATATTTTTATGGCCAAAACCCAAATTATCTATTTATATTAATTTAATGCATAAGTTTTATTTTATTGTTGCAGCCAGTTTATTGCCTTACATTGGTCATGCACAGCAGGTACAGGAACCGGCAGCAAAATCCAACTACCAATTAGCTGCCAAATTCTCTCCGGAGAAGCTGAAAAAAATGATCTTTTCAACAACTGTTAAACCTAACTGGATAAATTTTTCAGACCGTTTCTGGTACGAGTATGCAGGTCCGCAGGGAAAAAATTGGTACATCGTCACTCCTGCTCTCCAGAAAAAAGAGTCCCTATTTGACAACGTGCAGCTGGCAGCACAGATCACGAAGATTGTGAAAAACCCTGTTGATGCACAACATCTCGAACTACAGGGACTAAAATTTACAAAAGACGAGAGAAAAATACGTTTTCAGGTACAAAGCACAAAGGACACGGTAAAGTCTAAAGAGGAAATTGAAAAACTTAAAAACAAATCCGATACCTTAAAGAAAAAACTCTTTTATCTGGAGTACGACCTCGCTTCAAAGACAGTTACTGAAATTAGTGACTCCACAAAAGTAAAGCCACCACTCGCTTGGGCAACTTTTTCGCCGGACACTAATACCGTGTTTTTCGCAAAAAATTACAATCTGTACTGGATGGATAAGATGAACTATCAAAAGGCTGTAAAGAATGAGAAAGATAGCACAATCATCGAGCATCAAATTACCAAAGACGGGGTGCAATACTACGCCTGGGGTGGTGATGAATACAGTACCACAACCGGCGATGAAAAGGATAAAGATGGAGATGAGGCATCCAAGCGCAAGCGTGTATGGATAAACTGGTCACCAGACGGACGTTATTTTACATTGACCAGAAAAGACAATAGGGCCTTAAAATCGCTATGGGTCATCAACAATGTAGGTTCCTCTCGCCCCACATTGGAAACCTACAAATACCAGATGCCCGGTGAAGTAGACTCCACTGAAACCGAATTTTATATTTTTGATGCAGCCACAAAAGTTCCCCGCAGGCTAAATATAGCTGCGTTCAAAAACCAGACGATCTCCAACTGGAGCAAAACTCCAGATAAGAACTCTTACAAAGAAGACTACTTCGTCAATTACTGGCTAGGCGATAATCAAGAGTTTTATATTTCGCGTTCAAGCCGCGACCTCAAAAGAATAGATCTTCTAAAAGTTCATATCAATGGTACGGTAACCCCCGTTATTGAGGAACGTTCCAATGTCTACCTGGATGTCCAAAAACCCGTACTTATCGAAAATGGAAAGCAATTAGTGCATTGGTCGGAAAGAGACGGATGGGGGCATTATTATCGTTATGATAATAACGGCAAACTTCTCAACCAGATCACCCAAGGCAGCTTTCATTGTGAAGAGGTCCTTGGATTCGATCCCGCAGGCCAGACCCTCTTCTTTACCGCTTCAGGGAAAGAAAAAAATGAAGACCCCTATTATTTCCATCAATATAGCATCCATCTTAATGGTAGCGGAATCAAGCTGCTGACTCCGGGCAATTTTGATCACCAAGTCGAAATGAGTGAGTCGTCAAACTATTTTGTAGATAACTTTTCCAGGGTCAACACCGTACCCGAATCTGCACTTTATTCGAGCAGTGGCAAGAAAATTATGACGCTGGAAAAGGCAGATCTATCCTTGCTATTCGCAGCGGGATACAAATTTCCTGAACCCTTCAAGGTGAAAGCGGGCGATGGCACCACTGACCTGTATGGCGTGATGTACAAGCCTTTTGATTTTGACAGTACCCGAACCTACCCGCTCGTTGAATATGTCTACCCAGGCCCGCAGACTGAGGCTGTAAACAAGTCCTTTGGCCGTAGCATGGATAGAATAGACCGCCTGGCACAGTTTGGCTTTGTCGTTGTCACTGTGGGCAACCGCGGCGGCCATCCCTCCCGTTCACAATGGTATCACACCTACGGTTATGGCAACCTCCGCGATTATGGACTCGAAGATAAAAAGGTGACGGCCGAACAGCTTGCTGACCGCCATAAATTTATAGACATTAACCGGGTCGGAATCACGGGACATTCTGGTGGCGGTTTTATGTCAACAGCTGCCATGCTGGTTTATCCTGATTTTTTCAAAGTTGCTGTATCGGGTGCAGGAAACCATGAAAATCAGATCTATAACCGCTGGTGGAGTGAACGGCATCACGGAGTCAACGAAAAAGTTTCCGCAAAGGGTGACACAACTTTTGTCTATCATATCAATAAAAATACCGAGCTCGCCAAAAACCTAAAAGGCCGGCTATTGATTGCTACTGGCGATATCGACAATAATGTTCACCCCGCCAATTCCATACGGATGGTCGACGCGTTGATCAAAGCAAACAAGCGGTTCGATTTTCTCTTATTGCCGGGACAAAGACATGGCTTTGGTGACATGACGGAATACTTCTTCTGGAAAATGGGGGATTATTTTAGCCAATATTTACTCGGCGACTCCAAAATGAATGAAGTAGATATTACTGAAATCAATCGGGAAAAACCGCAAAAATAACAGGTGAATGACCTACAGTGAAAAAATAAACTTTTTGTCCGTTACCTTAAGATCGTTTGAGGTAGCGGACTTTTCCCTAGATATTCTTCAGGGCATAAGCCTTGGAGATCTGCTTGATATCTCATTGGAGAAGGACAAAGTCGTTTCTTTCCGGGCCGCATGGGTATTTGAAACGATAGTCTTAAAAGACAGCAGGTTGTTAGAGGGACTATTGCCGCAATTTTTTGGCAACATCAGAATGCAAAAGAACTGGAGTTGCTTACGCAGCTACAGTAAAATCCTGATGTATCTGACAGCTGACAAAAACAACGTTTACCCGCTATCCCAAGATATTGAAGAAGAGTTGATCGAATATGCATTTCAATGGATGATCGACCCAAAGTGTCCGGTCGCAGTGCTCGTAAACTGTCTAGATATTTTGAACAATTTGAGCAAGAAGCATTCTTGGATCAAAGAAGAGCTTCTTGCTCAAATACATTATTTTCAACAGATGAAGCCAAGTCCGGCTCTACTAAGCAGAACCAATAGGATCTTAAAAAAAGCAACGGGCTAAGCCTGCTTTGAAAGAGCTAAAACAATGTGTTTCCTTTAGAATGATGCACCCGGCCTAGATGCCTATAAGCCGCCTCAGTACATTCACGTCCCCGTGATGTCCGCATAATGTAACCTTCCTGAATAAGAAATGGTTCATAGACTTCTTCTATGGTGCCCTCATCTTCCCCTACCGCTGTTGCTACTGTTTTTAAGCCAACAGGGCCACCCTTAAATTTATCAATAATGGTAGACAGGATTTTGTTATCCATTTCATCTAATCCATTTTCGTCAACATTCAGCGCGTTCAAAGCATATCTGGCAATTT from the Sphingobacterium thalpophilum genome contains:
- the coaD gene encoding pantetheine-phosphate adenylyltransferase, producing MKIAVFPGSFDPFTLAHQDLVERALPLFDKIIIAVGYNANKKGMLDHDERVQAIRGVFADIKAVEVQKYDGLTVDFCDQVGARFILRGLRNTNDFEFENAIAQNNLLLNHKVESYFLMSRSGTAHISSTIVRDVWYNGGDIRAMVPFNIIDLLNKKRVVRK
- the rsmD gene encoding 16S rRNA (guanine(966)-N(2))-methyltransferase RsmD, which translates into the protein MRIIGGRLGGLRLNPPANLPVRPTTDIAKEALFNILHNRLEFEGLGCLDLFAGTGNISFELASRGAKAIDAVDLHIRCVQYIAETAKKMEVQQINAKKADVFKFISSCKSSYDLIFADPPYDIPKLPKLPALIFERQLLNAGGLLIVEHPSTRQMEAHPNFLETRKYGYSSFSFYVNPL
- a CDS encoding DUF3822 family protein encodes the protein MNYISKQFNMHYLPEYNLLVKAGFKKDVLTVVDKNSVVPILIEYPSEEPILDATRIMSLPFRFVRVVIPHQSFTFIPREFFEKDHLEQYLEFLDTPVKDDTFIYYLDNLNLVALYQFDKLLLNRWVRLFPDAVLLPEFAVVLDRAQERVSLRGSVLGLHFVGSNAVDFYLFKNGIFQLYNSFEIFSADDISYYIVNIITQFSLGATINKILLSGDFTENYYNRIASYTGTVEVLEIKTKVRLADENIPADLTAYNVLFDSILCE
- a CDS encoding ATP-dependent DNA helicase, encoding MFIKNLFIQQFPWQPTAQQLDAFELLEEFLLSFDRQSCFVLRGYAGTGKTTLIAALVKVLPALKKRAVLLAPTGRAAKVMSYYSGRKALTIHKKIYRKKSAVSFQMDFMLGENLHEDTLFIIDEASMISNEPANVFSKSLLHDLIRYVQSGKNCTLLFVGDTAQLPPVGLSDSPALSPSYLENEFQLCVYPLELTTVVRQSKDSGILYNATKIREQITSSTQEQYEFPFPKFITKGFKDLYRMTGERLIEGINYAYDKYGIENTMIICRSNRSANLYNQNIRNRILFRDEELTGGDYIMVVKNNYYWLQENNMGEGFIANGDMAKVRKVSNIHDQHGYRFADVTLEFIDLDEIEPITCRVILDSLYADGPSLSYDDQKNLYEEIALDYADIPDKKDRLEAIKKDPYYNALQIKFAFAVTCHKAQGGQWPIVFVDQGYVNDEMLDLEFLRWLYTAVTRATQELFLVNFSENFYPS
- a CDS encoding S9 family peptidase gives rise to the protein MHKFYFIVAASLLPYIGHAQQVQEPAAKSNYQLAAKFSPEKLKKMIFSTTVKPNWINFSDRFWYEYAGPQGKNWYIVTPALQKKESLFDNVQLAAQITKIVKNPVDAQHLELQGLKFTKDERKIRFQVQSTKDTVKSKEEIEKLKNKSDTLKKKLFYLEYDLASKTVTEISDSTKVKPPLAWATFSPDTNTVFFAKNYNLYWMDKMNYQKAVKNEKDSTIIEHQITKDGVQYYAWGGDEYSTTTGDEKDKDGDEASKRKRVWINWSPDGRYFTLTRKDNRALKSLWVINNVGSSRPTLETYKYQMPGEVDSTETEFYIFDAATKVPRRLNIAAFKNQTISNWSKTPDKNSYKEDYFVNYWLGDNQEFYISRSSRDLKRIDLLKVHINGTVTPVIEERSNVYLDVQKPVLIENGKQLVHWSERDGWGHYYRYDNNGKLLNQITQGSFHCEEVLGFDPAGQTLFFTASGKEKNEDPYYFHQYSIHLNGSGIKLLTPGNFDHQVEMSESSNYFVDNFSRVNTVPESALYSSSGKKIMTLEKADLSLLFAAGYKFPEPFKVKAGDGTTDLYGVMYKPFDFDSTRTYPLVEYVYPGPQTEAVNKSFGRSMDRIDRLAQFGFVVVTVGNRGGHPSRSQWYHTYGYGNLRDYGLEDKKVTAEQLADRHKFIDINRVGITGHSGGGFMSTAAMLVYPDFFKVAVSGAGNHENQIYNRWWSERHHGVNEKVSAKGDTTFVYHINKNTELAKNLKGRLLIATGDIDNNVHPANSIRMVDALIKANKRFDFLLLPGQRHGFGDMTEYFFWKMGDYFSQYLLGDSKMNEVDITEINREKPQK